One Purpureocillium takamizusanense chromosome 1, complete sequence genomic window carries:
- a CDS encoding uncharacterized protein (COG:A~EggNog:ENOG503NUI2) → MANFLASIFGTELDKVNCSFYFKIGACRHGDRCSRKHVKPSYSQTILMPNLYQNPAFDPKNRMNPSQLQNHFDAFYEDIWCELCKYGELEELVVCDNNNDHLIGNVYARFKYEESAQQACDILNSRWYAGRPIYCELSPVTDFREACCRLNSGEGCVRGGFCNFIHRKNPSEELDRDLVLSTKKWLKLRGRDERSVSRSPTPEPTRRR, encoded by the exons ATGGCTAACTTCCTCGCCTCCATTTTCGGCACGGAGCTTGACAAGGTCAACTGCTCCTTCTATTTC AAAATCGGCGCAtgccgccacggcgaccgTTGCTCGCGAAAGCACGTCAAGCCCTCGTACAGCCAGACCATCCTCATGCCGAACCTATACCAGAACCCTGCCTTCGACCCCAAGAACCGCATGAACCCGTCCCAGCTGCAGAACCACTTCGACGCTTTCTATGAAGACATCTGGTGCGAGCTTTGCAAGtacggcgagctggaggagctcgtcgtctgcgacaacaacaacgacc ACCTAATCGGAAACGTGTACGCGCGGTTCAAGTATGAAGAGTCCGCTCAGCAGGCGTGCGACATCTTGAACAGCCGCTGGTACGCCGGCCGCCCCATCTACTGCGAGCTCAGCCCCGTCACCGACTTCCGCGAGGCCTGCTGCAGGCTCAACTCGGGCGAGGGCtgcgtccgcggcggcttctgCAACTTCATCCACCGCAAGAACCCGAGCGAGGAACTCGaccgcgacctcgtcctcagCACCAAGAAGTGGCTCAagctccgcggccgcgacgagcgcagCGTCAGCCGCTCCCCCACCCCCGAGCCCACGAGGCGCAGATGA
- the OSH6 gene encoding Oxysterol-binding protein OBPa (BUSCO:EOG09262VQQ~EggNog:ENOG503NUQ2~COG:T) codes for MVLSGLVSVPGRRRASTAGNKMLTNWFSQPAGSSRSSTDEARVGDNDEDTQVVEPDQGNVLSHIISQLRPGADLSRVVLPTFILEPRSMLERITNFMCHPEMLLHIPSIDDPTERFVSVVKFYLSGWHIRPPGVKKPLNPILGEVFTCYWDLDDKTRAYYISEQTSHHPPKSSYFYMAPEHHIRIDGTLKPRSRFLGNSAASLMEGIAFLSLLNRGKDPAKGERYIITQPNMYARGILFGKMKYELGDHSFVRCPELDLTADVDFKTKGWVGGTYNAIGGAIKRESTGEVLYELSGLWSEEMFIKDVATGHKEMFFNATKAKPSAPRVRPIHEQDERESQRLWEKTARAVKERNHEVATDEKTKIEDRQREEAATRAQDDVEWHPRLFRRVQGGPGGLEEGEEDLEWIINATVDSTAPPVKQTEQILAIYPIIDGQELDKNNAIPPHKGAKPPVSDVQSNAQAEESLIDFGDQAQTQQQPSTKNDEITDLLTSTGKPPEGPLLDFTDDMKKDLPNR; via the exons ATGGTCCTCAGCGGTCTGGTATCGGTGCCTGGCCGGCGTAGGGCGTCCACTGcag gcaacAAAATGTTGACCAACTGGTTTTCGCAACCTGCAGGcagctcgcgctcctcgacagACGAAGCTAGAGTCGGCGACAATGACGAAGACACACAGGTCGTGGAGCCGGACCAGGGCAATG TCCTCTCACACATCATCTCCCAGCTTCGACCTGGGGCTGATCTAAGTCGGGTCGTCCTGCCCACCTTCATCCTCGAGCCTCGGAGCATGCTCGAGAGGATAACAAA CTTCATGTGCCACCCAGAAATGCTCCTTCACATTCCCTCCATAGACGACCCCACTGAGCGcttcgtctccgtcgtcaaGTTCTACCTCAGTGGCTGGCACATTCGCCCTCC GGGTGTCAAGAAGCCGCTCAACCCTATCCTCGGCGAAGTATTCACCTGCTATTGGGACCTCGACGATAAGACGCGAGCATACTACATCTCCGAACAGACCTCCCACCATCCGCCCAAGTCAAGCTACTTTTACATGGCACCGGAACATCACATCCGCATCGATGGTACCCTGAAGCCGCGAAGCCGGTTTCTGGGCAACTCTGCTGCGAGTCTCATGGAGGGCATCGCCTTCCTGAGCTTGCTGAACAGGGGCAAGGACCCTGCAAAGGGAGAGCGATA CATCATTACGCAACCCAACATGTACGCTCGCGGCATCCTGTTCGGGAAGATGAAGTATGAGCTCGGAGATCACAGCTTTGTACGATGCCCAGAGCTTGACCTCACAGCCGACGTCGATTTCAAGACGAAGGGATGGGTTGGCGGAACGTACAACGCCATTGGTGGCGCCATCAAGCGAGAGAGCACCGGCGAGGTCCTCTACGAGCTCTCGGGCCTGTGGAGCGAAGAAATGTTCATCAAAGATGTGGCG ACTGGCCACAAGGAGATGTTCTTCAACGCCACCAAGGCAAAGCCGAGCGCCCCCCGAGTCCGCCCCATCCACGAGCAAGACGAGCGCGAGTCGCAAAGGTTGTGGGAGAAGACTGCCAGGGCCGTCAAGGAGCGCAACCACGAAGTCGCGACCGACGAAAAGACCAAGATCGAGGACCGTCAACGTGAGGAGGCTGCCACCCGAGCGCAAGACGACGTCGAATGGCATCCTCGGCTGTTTCGGAGGGTCCAGGGAGGACCCGGGGgactggaggagggcgaagaGGATCTCGAGTGGATAATCAACGCTACTGT AGACTcaaccgcgccgccggtgaagCAGACGGAGCAAATCTTGGCCATTTATCCCATTATAGATGGCCAAGAGCTGGACAAGAACAACGCAATCCCGCCCCACAAGGGCGCGAAGCCGCCCGTCAGCGACGTTCAGTCAAACGCCCAGGCGGAAGAGAGCCTGATTGACTTTGGCGATCAAGCGCAGACCCAACAGCAACCATCGACGAAGAACGATGAGATCACAGACCTGCTCACCTCGACGGGCAAACCCCCCGAGGGGCCACTACTAGACTTTACCGACGACATGAAGAAGGACCTACCCAACAGGTAA
- a CDS encoding uncharacterized protein (EggNog:ENOG503NXA2), with protein sequence MDSDPPYAGDEGRSSRRGRLMGKLFGGKDKKPSDTSSQAALDAFLHSSADKLDITHAPPPPPPTSLPKLAKLDTTISRYPQALAVNHQAQTNRPVAPGKHDLSSSPKKSPRPNKKGLVVRFADTYPEVIGEGGDESETPVMEIGKNRRAKPPLPPSHRNPLGNSTRPPPTAAPPSAGFSDGFVPKPLSRTQTGYSSIYEPENDGGKPPSPARQPQNNAKMLVPGRTASARYLGTSVRRDENRRSFIEIHQAQMREAEGKVFAQAARTASVASQQKWEESDRPPTGPITNSPESVRRYSSSPEAHMKQAPAPGEYSPAGSIGSNISSTYPTSNPSQTNIAAPPTGTLAYSEGPPPSGPPLAARMASVRLNDAVGSDEALATFVARTRHLFELFRLHAEASKPLSSSSLRDCARAGLWWFLKGRMGLELAIRDRPTSSQMQNELDRQQAYTNLAKGYWACEEMIPEVSHAQRLRADPGVEAVIQGLVTALKKLSQSMKRNGILPPEEPFLPQTIDKSIWIDYPPLSQDMVALLSGNWGSGLTAMQQPISTVELMDAFPIGDTTDNFSYGRVMADVFLMEQGREAQRIYLPCILSVVRPQKQKGLIFMIASQNGSIQLAVQDNKNAGPIWDDVRWRSDTCSFNIRLPRGFMLAVQLTQTDYKTVSSMYEFGSKIQATMNPRGDELVVFRNTLRSFQYMEAEPASRAFPKEPVPQCEVALFERIYRENGPAGPRNWHCGFRIAVITGPRTRTVNGVHHSFPPSLPVQFGFFRAEGDMPALSVKYESGRQRGRMVMTFSDEKERVKFHSLLAGTALNHDEKIFADVPIKSFIISQSIREPLGVSPFSRMPWKVARVVNDEFTPSGGDQPPTVLADKLKVVLEYQNGTVTDRVNVAPGELRMRLEVSNAKVLRILRQPQQDITMSVAEAQVSKELPKNIADALQLLKANQTIRSYEFNHLKDLHDFQAALTGFEVVFDALAVTFGITRRRMVVPIHKKWEAGYTRIQVVRLEDRQLQLLAFFEDFQHGHCMNFVLKGTDVYESLHRGSKSGIRFVDAKFPLPRLPADKDGDFDEMAFVCLDLPDLPGEHDDITLMFEKETDRDRLIECLPAPVKGSSRISSRLK encoded by the exons ATGGATAGCGACCCCCCATACGCGGGAGATGAGGgaaggtcgtcgaggcgaggccgcctTATGGGCAAGTTGTTTGGaggcaaggacaagaagccgTCCGACACCTCTTCACAGGCCGCTCTCGATGCTTTCCTCCACAGCTccgccgacaagctcgaTATTACGCAtgcgccccctcccccgccacccACATCCCTGCCCAAGCTGGCCAAACTCGACACCACGATTTCGCGGTATCCGCAAGCACTCGCTGTAAATCATCAGGCGCAGACGAACCGACCTGTGGCGCCAGGGAAGCATGACTTGTCGAGTTCACCAAAAAAGAGCCCGCGGCCAAACAAAAAGGGCCTGGTTGTGCGGTTCGCCGATACCTATCCAGAGGTCATaggagagggcggcgatgagtcCGAGACACCTGTCATGGAAATAGGTAAGAATAGAAGAGCCAagccgccactgccgccctCGCATCGCAATCCACTGGGCAACTCGacacgaccgccgcccaccgctgcgccgccctccgcaGGATTCAGCGATGGCTTCGTGCCAAAGCCGCTGTCACGGACGCAAACCGGATACTCCTCCATCTACGAGCCAGAAAACGACGGCGGTAAACCGCCTTCTCCGGCCAGGCAGCCCCAGAATAACGCCAAAATGCTTGTCCCTGGCAGAACTGCATCCGCGAGGTATCTTGGAACGTCAGTTAGGCGGGATGAGAACCGGAGGTCATTCATCGAAATCCACCAAGCGCAGATGCGCGAGGCAGAAGGGAAAGTCttcgcgcaggccgcccgcaCAGCCAGCGTGGCATCCCAGCAAAAATGGGAGGAGAGCGACAGACCGCCCACCGGCCCCATCACAAACTCACCCGAGTCGGTGCGGCGCTACTCTTCGTCTCCCGAAGCGCACATGAAGCaggcgcctgcgcctggcgAGTATAGTCCGGCTGGCTCGATTGGTTCAAACATATCCAGTACATATCCCACATCAAACCCGTCGCAGACCAACATCGCAGCGCCACCTACTGGTACCCTGGCGTATAGCGAGGGCCCTCCGCCATCTGGCCCTCCCTTGGCGGCTCGGATGGCGTCGGTAAGGTTGAACGACGCTGTGGGgagcgacgaggccctggcaACATTTGTGGCACGAACGAGACATCTATTTGAGTTGTTCCGACTACACGCCGAAGCCTCCAAACCgttgtcgagcagctcgctcAGAGACTGCGCACGAGCCGGTTTGTGGTGGTTCCTCAAAGGCAGAATGGGCCTGGAGCTCGCGATCCGAGATCGTCCAACGTCATCACAGATGCAGAATGAACTGGACCGGCAGCAAGCTTACACGAACCTGGCGAAGGGATACTGGGCCTGTGAGGAGATGATACCGGAGGTTTCTCACGCACAGCGGCTACGTGCGGATCCTGGAGTTGAGGCGGTGATACAGGGCTTGGTCACCGCACTGAAGAAGCTATCGCAGTCCATGAAGCGAAATGGCATCCTCCCACCCGAAGAGCCTTTCCTACCTCAAACCATTGATAAGTCAATCTGGATTGACTACCCTCCTTTGAGCCAGGACATGGTGGCCCTGCTCTCGGGCAACTGGGGCTCAGGTTTGACGGCGATGCAACAGCCCATTTCTACGGTTGAACTCATGGATGCATTTCCAATCGGCGACACCACCGATAACTTCAGCTACGGACGTGTCATGGCCGATGTGTTCCTCATGGAGCAAGGGCGAGAGGCGCAGAGAATATATCTTCCTTGTATACTCTCCGTGGTCCGGCCACAAAAGCAAAAGGGTCTCATCTTCATGATTGCTAGCCAAAACGGCAGCATTCAACTGGCAGTTCAAGACAACAAGAACGCGGGGCCTATATGGGACGATGTACGTTGGCGCAGTGATACCTGCTCCTTCAACATTAGGTTACCGCGAGGTTTCATGCTGGCCGTGCAGTTGACGCAAACGGACTACAAGACCGTCTCGTCCATGTACGAGTTTGGATCCAAGATTCAAGCCACCATGAACcctcgcggcgacgagctggtcgtCTTTCGCAACACCCTGCGCTCGTTCCAATACATGGAGGCTGAGCCGGCGTCCAGGGCGTTTCCTAAGGAGCCGGTGCCTCAATGCGAAGTTGCCTTGTTCGAGAGAATTTATCGGGAGAATGGCCCGGCAGGACCGCGCAACTGGCACTGCGGCTTCCGAATTGCCGTCATCACAggcccgaggacgagaacggTTAATGGAGTGCACCATAGCTTCCCGCCGTCTCTTCCCGTGCAGTTTGGCTTTTTCCGCGCCGAAGGAGATATGCCAGCACTCTCGGTCAAGTACGAAAGTGGAAGACAGAGGGGTCGCATGGTGATGACCTTCAGCGACGAGAAGGAGCGTGTCAAGTTCCACTCCCTCCTGGCAGGAACGGCGCTCAATCACGACGAGAAGATTTTTGCAGATGTCCCAATCAAGTCTTTCATCATTTCGCAGAGCATCAGAGAACCCTTGGGTGTCTCACCATTCTCACGGATGCCCTGGAAAGTTGCCAGAGTCGTCAACGACGAGTTCACACCCAGTGGCGGAGACCAGCCACCAACAGTACTGGCTGACAAGCTCAAGGTTGTGCTTGAGTATCAAAACGGAACCGTGACCGACAGGGTCAACGTGGCACCGGGGGAGCTGAGAATGCGGCTGGAAGTGTCCAACGCCAAGGTACTGCGAATTCTGCGTCAGCCGCAGCAGGATATTACAATGTCCGTGGCGGAGGCCCAGGTGTCGAAGGAGCTCCCGAAAAATAtcgccgacgcgctgcagctcctcaaGGCCAACCAGACGATCCGAAGCTACGAATTCAACCATCTCAAGGACCTTCACGACTTTCAGGCGGCCTTGACCGGCTTTGAGGTCGTGTTCGAcgcgctggcggtgacgTTTGGCATcacacggcggcgcatggtAGTGCCGATCCACAAGAAATGGGAGGCGGGTTATACCAGGATCCAGGTGGTGAGGCTGGAAGACCGGCAACTACAGCTGCTTGCATTCTTCGAAGACTTTCAGCACGGTCACTGCATGAATTTTGTCCTCAAGGGCACAGACGTCTACGAGAGCCTCCACCGGGGAAGCAAGTCGGGTATCAGGTTCGTGGACGCCAAATTTCCGCTGCCTCGACTGCCGGCCGACAAAGACGGCGACTTTGATGAGATGGCATTTGTCTGCCTCGACCTTCCGGACCTACCGGGAGAGCACGACGACATAACCCTCATGTTTGAGAAGGAGACTG ACCGAGACCGCTTGATTgagtgcctgcctgcgcccgTGAAAGGGTCGTCTAGAATCTCGTCACGACTGAAATGA
- the OSH6 gene encoding Oxysterol-binding protein OBPa, variant 2 (BUSCO:EOG09262VQQ~EggNog:ENOG503NUQ2~COG:T) — MLTNWFSQPAGSSRSSTDEARVGDNDEDTQVVEPDQGNVLSHIISQLRPGADLSRVVLPTFILEPRSMLERITNFMCHPEMLLHIPSIDDPTERFVSVVKFYLSGWHIRPPGVKKPLNPILGEVFTCYWDLDDKTRAYYISEQTSHHPPKSSYFYMAPEHHIRIDGTLKPRSRFLGNSAASLMEGIAFLSLLNRGKDPAKGERYIITQPNMYARGILFGKMKYELGDHSFVRCPELDLTADVDFKTKGWVGGTYNAIGGAIKRESTGEVLYELSGLWSEEMFIKDVATGHKEMFFNATKAKPSAPRVRPIHEQDERESQRLWEKTARAVKERNHEVATDEKTKIEDRQREEAATRAQDDVEWHPRLFRRVQGGPGGLEEGEEDLEWIINATVDSTAPPVKQTEQILAIYPIIDGQELDKNNAIPPHKGAKPPVSDVQSNAQAEESLIDFGDQAQTQQQPSTKNDEITDLLTSTGKPPEGPLLDFTDDMKKDLPNR; from the exons ATGTTGACCAACTGGTTTTCGCAACCTGCAGGcagctcgcgctcctcgacagACGAAGCTAGAGTCGGCGACAATGACGAAGACACACAGGTCGTGGAGCCGGACCAGGGCAATG TCCTCTCACACATCATCTCCCAGCTTCGACCTGGGGCTGATCTAAGTCGGGTCGTCCTGCCCACCTTCATCCTCGAGCCTCGGAGCATGCTCGAGAGGATAACAAA CTTCATGTGCCACCCAGAAATGCTCCTTCACATTCCCTCCATAGACGACCCCACTGAGCGcttcgtctccgtcgtcaaGTTCTACCTCAGTGGCTGGCACATTCGCCCTCC GGGTGTCAAGAAGCCGCTCAACCCTATCCTCGGCGAAGTATTCACCTGCTATTGGGACCTCGACGATAAGACGCGAGCATACTACATCTCCGAACAGACCTCCCACCATCCGCCCAAGTCAAGCTACTTTTACATGGCACCGGAACATCACATCCGCATCGATGGTACCCTGAAGCCGCGAAGCCGGTTTCTGGGCAACTCTGCTGCGAGTCTCATGGAGGGCATCGCCTTCCTGAGCTTGCTGAACAGGGGCAAGGACCCTGCAAAGGGAGAGCGATA CATCATTACGCAACCCAACATGTACGCTCGCGGCATCCTGTTCGGGAAGATGAAGTATGAGCTCGGAGATCACAGCTTTGTACGATGCCCAGAGCTTGACCTCACAGCCGACGTCGATTTCAAGACGAAGGGATGGGTTGGCGGAACGTACAACGCCATTGGTGGCGCCATCAAGCGAGAGAGCACCGGCGAGGTCCTCTACGAGCTCTCGGGCCTGTGGAGCGAAGAAATGTTCATCAAAGATGTGGCG ACTGGCCACAAGGAGATGTTCTTCAACGCCACCAAGGCAAAGCCGAGCGCCCCCCGAGTCCGCCCCATCCACGAGCAAGACGAGCGCGAGTCGCAAAGGTTGTGGGAGAAGACTGCCAGGGCCGTCAAGGAGCGCAACCACGAAGTCGCGACCGACGAAAAGACCAAGATCGAGGACCGTCAACGTGAGGAGGCTGCCACCCGAGCGCAAGACGACGTCGAATGGCATCCTCGGCTGTTTCGGAGGGTCCAGGGAGGACCCGGGGgactggaggagggcgaagaGGATCTCGAGTGGATAATCAACGCTACTGT AGACTcaaccgcgccgccggtgaagCAGACGGAGCAAATCTTGGCCATTTATCCCATTATAGATGGCCAAGAGCTGGACAAGAACAACGCAATCCCGCCCCACAAGGGCGCGAAGCCGCCCGTCAGCGACGTTCAGTCAAACGCCCAGGCGGAAGAGAGCCTGATTGACTTTGGCGATCAAGCGCAGACCCAACAGCAACCATCGACGAAGAACGATGAGATCACAGACCTGCTCACCTCGACGGGCAAACCCCCCGAGGGGCCACTACTAGACTTTACCGACGACATGAAGAAGGACCTACCCAACAGGTAA